A window of Castanea sativa cultivar Marrone di Chiusa Pesio chromosome 1, ASM4071231v1 contains these coding sequences:
- the LOC142618075 gene encoding aspartokinase 2, chloroplastic isoform X1 — protein sequence MAAGLQFSGVKTLCPVSLRGGGSSCCLPVRSQRLHFASSVASVAEFSNASVRSCCRSRVLRVSCDGRVVDVLDKKETKNQSFGEAESQLTCVMKFGGSSVASAERMREVAELILSFPNERPVIVLSAMGKTTNKLLLAGEKAVSCGVTNASSIDELSFIKELHLRTVKELGIDKSTVTPHLEELEQLLKGIAMMKELTLRTKDYLVSFGECMSTRIFAAYLNKIGVKARQYDAFEVGIITTDDFTNADILEATYPAVAKRLLGDWDFDPAIPIVTGFLGKGWRSCAVTTLGRGGSDLTATAIGKALGLREIQVWKDVDGVLTCDPNIYPRAEPVPYLTFDEAAELAYFGAQVLHPQSMRPAREGDIPVRVKNSYNPEAPGTLITRARDMSKAVLTSIVLKRNITMLDIVSTRMLGQYGFLAKVFSIFEDLGISVDVVATSEVSISLTLDPSKLWSRELIQQASELDHVVEELEKVAVVNLLQHRSIISLIGNVQRSSLILEKAFSVLRTNGVNVQMISQGASKVNISLVVNDNEAEQCVRALHSAFFE from the exons ATGGCGGCTGGTTTGCAATTTAGCGGAGTTAAAACGCTTTGTCCTGTTTCATTGCGAGGAGGAGGATCTTCGTGTTGCTTGCCTGTACGGTCGCAGCGGCTTCATTTTGCTAGTTCAGTAGCTTCGGTGGCCGAATTTTCGAATGCGAGTGTGAGAAGTTGCTGTAGGAGTAGAGTTTTGAGAGTGAGTTGCGACGGAAGGGTTGTGGATGTTCTTGACAAGAAGGAAACGAAGAATCAAAGTTTCGGCGAAGCGGAGAGTCAATTGACGTGCGTCATGAAATTCGGAGGCTCATCCGTGGCCTCTgcagagagaatgagagaggtTGCTGAGCTTATACTCAGCTTCCCCAATGAGAGGCCGGTAATCGTGCTCTCGGCGATGGGAAAGACAACTAACAAACTTTTATTG GCCGGAGAAAAGGCTGTTAGTTGCGGTGTTACTAATGCGTCGAGTATTGATGAGTTGAGCTTTATAAAAGAACTGCATCTCAG GACCGTGAAAGAGCTTGGAATAGACAAGTCTACCGTCACAC cacACTTAGAGGAATTGGAGCAGCTTCTGAAGGGAATTGCTATGATGAAAGAGTTGACTCTTCGGACGAAAGATTATTTAGTTTCCTTTGGGGAGTGCATGTCAACTAGGATATTCGCAGCATATCTGAATAAAATTGGTGTTAAAGCTCGCCAA TATGATGCCTTTGAGGTTGGTATTATAACCACAGATGACTTCACAAACGCGGACATTTTGGAAGCGACCTATCCTGCTGTTGCAAAGAGGTTACTTGGTGATTGGGATTTTGATCCTGCTATACCAATTGTTACTGGCTTCCTTGGAAAG GGCTGGAGGTCATGTGCAGTTACTACATTGGGTAGGGGTGGTAGCGATTTGACGGCCACAGCCATTGGTAAAGCATTGGGATTGCGAGAGATACAG GTTTGGAAGGATGTTGATGGTGTTTTAACATGCGATCCTAACATATATCCACGGGCAGAACCTGTACcatatttgacatttgatgaggCTGCAGAACTTGCATATTTTGGTGCTCAG GTCTTGCATCCGCAGTCCATGAGACCTGCTAGAGAAGGTGATATTCCTGTTAGGGTTAAAAACTCTTACAACCCTGAAGCTCCAGGTACTCTTATAACCAGGGCAAGAGATATGAGTAAG GCAGTACTAACTAGCATTGTTTTGAAACGGAATATAACTATGTTGGATATTGTTAGCACAAGAATGCTTGGTCAATATGGCTTCCTTGCTAAG GTATTCTCAATATTTGAAGATTTGGGCATATCAGTTGATGTTGTAGCTACTAGTGAAGTTAGTATTTCCTTGACATTGGATCCATCAAAGCTTTGGAGCAGAGAGCTGATTCAACAGGCAAGC GAACTTGACCATGTTGTGGAGGAACTTGAGAAAGTTGCTGTTGTGAACCTTCTTCAGCACAGGTCAATCATTTCTCTCATTGGGAATGTTCAGAGGTCATCACTGATCCTAGAGAAG GCATTTAGTGTTCTGCGAACAAATGGAGTCAATGTTCAGATGATCTCACAGGGTGCATCTAAG GTTAATATTTCGTTGGTTGTAAACGACAATGAAGCAGAGCAATGTGTGAGGGCTCTCCACTCAGCTTTCTTTGAGTGA
- the LOC142618075 gene encoding aspartokinase 3, chloroplastic isoform X2: protein MAAGLQFSGVKTLCPVSLRGGGSSCCLPVRSQRLHFASSVASVAEFSNASVRSCCRSRVLRVSCDGRVVDVLDKKETKNQSFGEAESQLTCVMKFGGSSVASAERMREVAELILSFPNERPVIVLSAMGKTTNKLLLAGEKAVSCGVTNASSIDELSFIKELHLRTVKELGIDKSTVTPHLEELEQLLKGIAMMKELTLRTKDYLVSFGECMSTRIFAAYLNKIGVKARQYDAFEVGIITTDDFTNADILEATYPAVAKRLLGDWDFDPAIPIVTGFLGKGWRSCAVTTLGRGGSDLTATAIGKALGLREIQVWKDVDGVLTCDPNIYPRAEPVPYLTFDEAAELAYFGAQVLHPQSMRPAREGDIPVRVKNSYNPEAPGTLITRARDMSKAVLTSIVLKRNITMLDIVSTRMLGQYGFLAKVFSIFEDLGISVDVVATSEVSISLTLDPSKLWSRELIQQELDHVVEELEKVAVVNLLQHRSIISLIGNVQRSSLILEKAFSVLRTNGVNVQMISQGASKVNISLVVNDNEAEQCVRALHSAFFE, encoded by the exons ATGGCGGCTGGTTTGCAATTTAGCGGAGTTAAAACGCTTTGTCCTGTTTCATTGCGAGGAGGAGGATCTTCGTGTTGCTTGCCTGTACGGTCGCAGCGGCTTCATTTTGCTAGTTCAGTAGCTTCGGTGGCCGAATTTTCGAATGCGAGTGTGAGAAGTTGCTGTAGGAGTAGAGTTTTGAGAGTGAGTTGCGACGGAAGGGTTGTGGATGTTCTTGACAAGAAGGAAACGAAGAATCAAAGTTTCGGCGAAGCGGAGAGTCAATTGACGTGCGTCATGAAATTCGGAGGCTCATCCGTGGCCTCTgcagagagaatgagagaggtTGCTGAGCTTATACTCAGCTTCCCCAATGAGAGGCCGGTAATCGTGCTCTCGGCGATGGGAAAGACAACTAACAAACTTTTATTG GCCGGAGAAAAGGCTGTTAGTTGCGGTGTTACTAATGCGTCGAGTATTGATGAGTTGAGCTTTATAAAAGAACTGCATCTCAG GACCGTGAAAGAGCTTGGAATAGACAAGTCTACCGTCACAC cacACTTAGAGGAATTGGAGCAGCTTCTGAAGGGAATTGCTATGATGAAAGAGTTGACTCTTCGGACGAAAGATTATTTAGTTTCCTTTGGGGAGTGCATGTCAACTAGGATATTCGCAGCATATCTGAATAAAATTGGTGTTAAAGCTCGCCAA TATGATGCCTTTGAGGTTGGTATTATAACCACAGATGACTTCACAAACGCGGACATTTTGGAAGCGACCTATCCTGCTGTTGCAAAGAGGTTACTTGGTGATTGGGATTTTGATCCTGCTATACCAATTGTTACTGGCTTCCTTGGAAAG GGCTGGAGGTCATGTGCAGTTACTACATTGGGTAGGGGTGGTAGCGATTTGACGGCCACAGCCATTGGTAAAGCATTGGGATTGCGAGAGATACAG GTTTGGAAGGATGTTGATGGTGTTTTAACATGCGATCCTAACATATATCCACGGGCAGAACCTGTACcatatttgacatttgatgaggCTGCAGAACTTGCATATTTTGGTGCTCAG GTCTTGCATCCGCAGTCCATGAGACCTGCTAGAGAAGGTGATATTCCTGTTAGGGTTAAAAACTCTTACAACCCTGAAGCTCCAGGTACTCTTATAACCAGGGCAAGAGATATGAGTAAG GCAGTACTAACTAGCATTGTTTTGAAACGGAATATAACTATGTTGGATATTGTTAGCACAAGAATGCTTGGTCAATATGGCTTCCTTGCTAAG GTATTCTCAATATTTGAAGATTTGGGCATATCAGTTGATGTTGTAGCTACTAGTGAAGTTAGTATTTCCTTGACATTGGATCCATCAAAGCTTTGGAGCAGAGAGCTGATTCAACAG GAACTTGACCATGTTGTGGAGGAACTTGAGAAAGTTGCTGTTGTGAACCTTCTTCAGCACAGGTCAATCATTTCTCTCATTGGGAATGTTCAGAGGTCATCACTGATCCTAGAGAAG GCATTTAGTGTTCTGCGAACAAATGGAGTCAATGTTCAGATGATCTCACAGGGTGCATCTAAG GTTAATATTTCGTTGGTTGTAAACGACAATGAAGCAGAGCAATGTGTGAGGGCTCTCCACTCAGCTTTCTTTGAGTGA